One segment of Paenibacillus sp. FSL R7-0337 DNA contains the following:
- a CDS encoding prolyl oligopeptidase family serine peptidase, whose protein sequence is MVQVDGQETKVAARLTHKVFFERDDIEFTFQWLLSFVHCGGVSQGEVFKLARNIDPSSLTSWKTEFEKEAVKIEATAERCLKKGHLISASEAFIRAHSYYRAAFYGAFPDEPDFTRYHGKSVECFRKALDAKSEQIPHEWVEVEYKGYKFPGCFLKAEHGNTPKPTIIFHNGGETHKEDTYFLGGQAAIDRGYNALIVDLPYDVCVRFYEPEATAKNFPREELHNVYRATTDFVLARPDVDPERLVVSGMSYGGAKTMVHASCDDRFAAAVPNSPVYSMASFIERGMPSFLRGSAEEAAEQTKKMPYTGQVLFAGLAWSHGLDSIAGWHGSAGEVMEVDPKDVKCPLLSMYSEAEHPEMQRQAIDTYEKAPNKKNAIFKGTEEDGADLHCQLNNLPLSYQVMFDWLDEVLDYNIQLQPAQ, encoded by the coding sequence ATGGTACAGGTAGACGGGCAAGAGACAAAGGTGGCTGCACGGTTGACGCACAAGGTATTCTTCGAGCGCGATGATATTGAATTCACGTTCCAGTGGCTGCTGTCGTTCGTACATTGCGGCGGTGTGTCGCAGGGTGAAGTATTTAAGCTTGCACGGAACATTGATCCCAGCTCTTTGACCAGCTGGAAGACTGAATTCGAGAAGGAAGCCGTTAAGATCGAGGCAACGGCAGAGCGCTGCCTGAAGAAAGGGCATCTGATCAGTGCCAGCGAGGCCTTTATCCGTGCCCACTCGTATTACCGGGCAGCCTTTTACGGGGCTTTTCCAGATGAACCGGATTTTACGCGGTACCACGGCAAAAGTGTGGAATGCTTCCGCAAGGCGCTTGATGCGAAGTCTGAGCAGATTCCCCACGAGTGGGTCGAGGTGGAATACAAGGGGTATAAGTTCCCGGGATGCTTCCTGAAGGCGGAGCACGGGAATACGCCTAAACCAACGATTATTTTCCATAACGGCGGGGAAACGCACAAGGAAGATACCTATTTTCTCGGAGGGCAAGCGGCTATTGACCGGGGATATAACGCGCTGATCGTAGACCTTCCTTATGATGTATGTGTCCGGTTCTATGAGCCTGAGGCAACGGCCAAGAACTTCCCGCGCGAGGAGCTGCATAATGTCTACAGAGCCACCACGGATTTCGTCCTGGCCCGGCCGGATGTGGACCCTGAACGGCTGGTCGTCAGCGGCATGAGCTATGGCGGGGCCAAGACAATGGTTCATGCAAGCTGTGACGACCGCTTCGCAGCGGCAGTGCCGAACTCACCGGTGTACTCCATGGCGTCCTTCATTGAACGCGGCATGCCCTCGTTTCTCAGGGGCAGTGCAGAAGAAGCGGCGGAGCAGACTAAGAAAATGCCGTACACCGGCCAGGTGCTGTTCGCCGGATTGGCCTGGTCCCATGGCTTGGACAGCATTGCCGGGTGGCATGGTTCAGCCGGAGAAGTGATGGAGGTTGATCCTAAGGACGTCAAGTGTCCCCTGCTCTCCATGTATTCGGAAGCGGAGCATCCCGAGATGCAGCGGCAAGCGATCGACACTTACGAGAAGGCTCCGAACAAGAAGAATGCGATCTTCAAGGGGACGGAGGAGGATGGTGCCGACCTGCATTGCCAGCTGAACAATCTGCCGCTCAGCTACCAGGTGATGTTTGACTGGCTGGATGAGGTGCTCGATTATAACATTCAGCTACAACCGGCGCAGTAA